In Tenrec ecaudatus isolate mTenEca1 chromosome 5, mTenEca1.hap1, whole genome shotgun sequence, the following are encoded in one genomic region:
- the LOC142448550 gene encoding testis-specific serine/threonine-protein kinase 5-like has product MKGSSRRRLGQRVFTEQVRECRDKGYLLSSKKIGSGAFSKVYLARATPERIQHNARLSADLQDKHHAMVAIKIVSTAEAPAEFSRKFLPREISSLNATYKHLNVVQLYETYQNSQRSYLVLELATRGDLLEHINSMSARRCSPGLEEDEARRLFWQLVSAVAHCHSSGIVHRDLKCENILLDEQGLLKLTDFGFANCSGLKNALLSTFCGSVAYTAPEILMSKKYAGERADLWSLGVILYAMVTGKLPFKERQPHRMLHLMRRGPTFRPGLSSECQDLIRGLLQLRPDARLDLQQVTAHRWMLPSAPALFRNVLGTAPEEPKFPTTADEVPRPKDTEPSGMLLQLQRPQRPSAPYDRTSEPTPVFGAPRLLQAHPRRCVASPGVGFRRPGAASCSQQPLSLCSISAAPKEARHCQVK; this is encoded by the exons ATGAAGGGCAGCAGCCGCCGAAGGCTGGGCCAACGCGTCTTCACAGAGCAGGTTCGAGAGTGCCGGGACAAGGGCTACCTGCTGTCCTCCAAGAAGATCGGCTCTGGTGCCTTCTCCAAAGTCTACTTGGCCCGTGCCACGCCAGAGAGGATCCAGCATAATGCCAGGCTGTCTGCTGACCTGCAGGACAAGCACCATGCCATG GTGGCCATCAAGATTGTGTCCACAGCCGAGGCACCCGCGGAGTTCTCCAGAAAGTTTCTTCCTCGGGAGATCTCATCCCTCAACGCCACCTACAAGCACCTGAACGTG GTGCAGCTGTATGAGACTTACCAGAACAGCCAGCGCTCCTACCTGGTGCTGGAGCTGGCCACCCGAGGGGACCTGCTGGAGCACATCAACTCCATGTCAGCCCGCCGCTGCAGCCCCGGACTGGAGGAGGACGAGGCCCGCAGGCTGTTCTGGCAGCTGGTCAGTGCTGTGGCCCACTGCCACAGCTCAGGCATTGTGCACCG GGACCTGAAGTGTGAGAACATCCTGCTGGATGAGCAAGGTCTCCTAAAGCTAACTG ACTTTGGCTTTGCTAACTGCTCTGGACTCAAAAACGCCCTGCTAAGCACCTTCTGCGGCTCAGTGGCCTACACGGCGCCGGAGATCCTCATGAGCAAGAAGTACGCAGGGGAGCGGGCTGACCTGTGGAGTCT AGGTGTCATCCTCTACGCCATGGTGACGGGGAAGCTGCCCTTCAAAGAGCGCCAGCCCCACCGCATGCTACACCTGATGCGCCGAGGGCCCACCTTCCGCCCGGGTCTGTCCTCTG AGTGCCAGGACCTGATCCGCGGCCTGCTCCAGCTCCGCCCCGACGCCCGACTCGACTTGCAGCAGGTGACCGCGCACCGCTGGATGCTGCCCTCTGCGCCTGCGCTCTTCCGCAATGTGCTGGGCACCGCGCCAG AGGAACCCAAGTTCCCGACCACCGCGGATGAAGTTCCGCGTCCTAAGGACACGGAGCCCTCGGGGATGCTCTTGCAGCTTCAGCGCCCCCAGCGGCCAAGCGCCCCCTACGATCGCACATCGGAGCCGACGCCTGTTTTCGGGGCGCCCAGGCTGCTGCAGGCCCACCCGAGACGCTGTGTGGCCTCCCCAGGAGTGGGCTTTCGGCGCCCAGGTGCAGCCAGCTGTTCCCAGCAACCCCTGTCGCTGTGTTCCATCTCTGCTGCCCCCAAAGAGGCGAGGCACTGCCAAGTCAAGTGA
- the HGH1 gene encoding protein HGH1 homolog — protein sequence MEAAADATSVRGAVDDGAEAEAGELLPFLALGARADLQAAAVRHVLALTGSGPGRALLGRQAALLRALAELAASRAPASACDAARALVNLAADPVLHEPLLAADPGLLARLLGRALDPQWPWADEAAATLANLSREPAPCAAVMGVLEAAEPGEPVLERLVRALCTPNYNSLAPLHYLAPLLSNLSQRPAARSFLLDSDRCVIQRLLPLIQAADSSVRRGGVVGTLRNCCFEHRHHEWLLGPEVDILPFLLLPLAGPEDFPEEEMERLPVDLQYLPPDKQREPDADIRKMLIEAIMLLTATAPGRQQVRDQGAYLVLRELHSWEPEPAVRMACEKLIQVLIGDEPECGMENLLEVQVPEDVEQRLQQLDRHEQEQCEQEQQVQERRAPP from the exons ATGGAGGCGGCGGCGGACGCCACCAGTGTGCGGGGAGCAGTGGACGATGGCGCCGAGGCGGAGGCCGGGGAGCTGCTGCCCTTCCTGGCGCTGGGGGCGCGGGCGGACCTGCAGGCGGCGGCGGTACGGCACGTGCTGGCGCTGACCGGCTCCGGACCGGGCCGCGCGCTGCTCGGCAGGCAGGCGGCCCTGCTGCGGGCGCTAGCCGAATTGGCGGCATCCCGGGCCCCGGCCTCGGCCTGTGACGCCGCCCGCGCGCTGGTAAATCTGGCAGCCGACCCGGTCCTGCACGAACCGCTGCTGGCGGCCGACCCCGGATTGCTTGCCCGCTTGCTGGGCCGAGCCTTGGATCCACAGTGGCCCTGGGCGGACGAGGCGGCCGCCACGCTGGCCAACCTCAGCCGCGAACCGGCGCCCTGCGCCGCTGTCATGGGGGTGCTGGAGGCCGCAGAGCCGGGGGAGCCAGTGCTAGAGCGCCTGGTGCGCGCGCTGTGCACGCCCAACTACAACTCCCTTGCGCCCCTGCACTACCTGGCACCGCTGCTCTCTAACCTCAGCCAGCGGCCAGCGGCGCGCTCCTTCCTGCTGGACTCCGACAG GTGTGTTATCCAGCGGCTCCTGCCCCTCATCCAGGCAGCAGACTCCTCCGTTCGAAGGGGCGGAGTGGTGGGGACGCTTCGAAACTGCTGCTTCGAGCACC GACACCACGAATGGTTGCTGGGTCCTGAGGTGGACATTCTCCCGTTCCTGCTGCTGCCCCTGGCGGGGCCGGAGGACTTTCCCGAGGAAGAGATGGAAC GACTGCCTGTCGACCTGCAGTACCTCCCTCCGGACAAGCAGCGAGAACCGGATGCTGACATCCGCAAGATGCTCATTGAGGCCATCATGCTG TTGACAGCTACAGCACCAGGTCGGCAGCAGGTGCGAGACCAGGGAGCCTACCTGGTCCTTCGAGAGCTGCACAGCTGGGAACCGGAGCCTGCTGTCCGAATGGCCTGTGAAAAGCTTATCCAG GTGCTTATTGGCGATGAGCCTGAGTGTGGCATGGAGAACCTGCTAGAGGTCCAGGTGCCCGAGGACGTGGAGCAGCGGCTGCAGCAACTGGACCGCCATGAACAGGAACAGTGTGAGCAGGAGCAACAGGTGCAGGAGAGGCGTGCACCCCCCTGA